A window of Hevea brasiliensis isolate MT/VB/25A 57/8 chromosome 14, ASM3005281v1, whole genome shotgun sequence contains these coding sequences:
- the LOC110645437 gene encoding nuclear transcription factor Y subunit B-1 — translation MADNPTSPAGGSHESGGEQSPHSGVREQDRYLPIANISRIMKKALPANGKIAKDAKDTVQECVSEFISFITSEASDKCQKEKRKTINGDDLLWAMATLGFEDYIEPLKVYLARYREVIDL, via the exons ATGGCGGATAACCCAACAAGTCCGGCAGGAGGGAGCCACGAGAGCGGTGGTGAGCAGAGCCCGCACTCTGGAGTGAGGGAACAGGATAGGTACCTGCCTATTGCCAATATAAGCAGGATCATGAAGAAGGCCTTGCCGGCAAATGGGAAAATTGCTAAAGATGCTAAGGATACGGTCCAGGAATGCGTCTCTGAGTTTATCAGTTTTATTACCAGCGA GGCGAGTGATAAGTGTCAGAAGGAGAAGAGGAAGACAATCAATGGGGACGATTTGTTGTGGGCAATGGCAACATTAGGCTTTGAGGACTATATTGAACCGCTTAAGGTGTACCTAGCTAGGTACAGGGAGGTAATTGATCTTTGA
- the LOC110645436 gene encoding uncharacterized protein LOC110645436, whose amino-acid sequence MTSSSYFLFSNGVVSHSSTIPPVTTFLESHPGAYTTTRSHDNGSCLLFWDRHLHRLSNSARILFNSNPHLLFNIPISTERSLSLPPPPPPIWDSAVKALVDDSVGKVLPVALRERKDGEELAITALVSGDSKKMRKIENLSRKSIVEVLDVCVHIGSYVPPVFGVRENGARVAVVGHGRDIAEAKYSDWVRLRKPLENLRPPSVTELLLSNDGDQILEGCVTNFFVVCRKENSEIKGNNFLSDKNSCPFEVQTAPISDGVLPGVVRQLVIEVCISKGIPVQEVAPLWSRREFWQEAFITNSLRILQHVEKIQVPSSWESMEQKAFEAISWEEKCFGEDPGMITAAIQKEIMEKASLEGYLL is encoded by the exons ATGACGAGTAGTTCCTACTTCCTCTTTAGCAACGGTGTCGTTTCGCACTCCTCAACTATTCCTCCGGTGACCACCTTCCTTGAATCTCATCCAGGTGCTTACACAACCACACGGTCTCACGACAACGGTTCCTGCCTCTTGTTCTGGGATAGGCATTTACACAGACTTTCAAATTCCGCCAGAATTCTCTTCAATTCAAACCCACATCTTCTCTTCAATATTCCCATTTCTACAGAGCGATCATTATCATTGCCGCCGCCGCCGCCGCCGATCTGGGATTCGGCGGTTAAGGCTTTGGTTGATGACTCCGTAGGGAAGGTGCTGCCGGTTGCGTTGAGAGAGAGGAAAGATGGGGAGGAATTGGCTATCACGGCTCTTGTAAGTGGGGATtccaagaaaatgaggaaaattgaaaatttgagtcGGAAAAGTATTGTTGAGGTGCTTGATGTGTGTGTGCACATTGGAAGCTATGTTCCTCCTGTGTTTGGTGTCAGAGAAAATGGAGCGCGTGTGGCAGTGGTCGGGCATGGGAGGGATATTGCAGAAGCTAAATATTCAGATTGGGTAAG GTTAAGGAAGCCTCTGGAGAATTTGAGGCCTCCTTCAGTAACTGAGCTTTTGTTGTCAAATGATGGTGATCAAATACTTGAAGGTTGCGTGACGAATTTTTTTGTTGTTTGTCGCAAG GAGAACAGTGAAATTAAGGGGAACAATTTTCTCAGTGACAAAAATTCATGTCCTTTTGAAGTGCAGACAGCCCCTATCAGTGATGGTGTCCTTCCTGGAGTTGTTCGCCAACTAGTCATTGA AGTATGCATAAGCAAGGGAATCCCAGTTCAAGAAGTTGCACCTTTGTGGTCTAGGCGGGAATTCTGGCAAGAGGCGTTTATTACAA ATAGCTTGAGAATTTTACAGCATGTGGAGAAAATTCAAGTACCAAGTTCATGGGAATCCATGGAACAAAAGGCTTTCGAGGCGATTTCTTGGGAAGAGAAATGTTTTGGG gagGATCCTGGGATGATTACAGCAGCTATCCAG AAAGAGATTATGGAGAAGGCAAGTCTTGAAGGGTATTTATTGTAG